In a single window of the Elaeis guineensis isolate ETL-2024a chromosome 8, EG11, whole genome shotgun sequence genome:
- the LOC105052901 gene encoding LOW QUALITY PROTEIN: probable cellulose synthase A catalytic subunit 5 [UDP-forming] (The sequence of the model RefSeq protein was modified relative to this genomic sequence to represent the inferred CDS: inserted 4 bases in 4 codons; substituted 1 base at 1 genomic stop codon), whose amino-acid sequence MEASAGLVAGSHNRNELVVIRRDGESGPKPLHQLSGQICQICGDDVGLTADGELFVACNECAFPVCRTCYEYERQEGSQVCPQCKTRFKRLKGCARVAGDEEEDDIDDLENEFNFAGRSKEDIQYMAEAMLQGHMSYGRGGDVDMPQVVHTMPQVPLLTNGEMVDDIPPEQHALVPSFMGGXGKRIHPLPFADPSLPVQPRSMDPSKDLAAYGYGSVAWKERMENWKQKQEKMHMRNDNDGKDWDNEGDGPDLPLMDAARQPLSRKLPVPSSQINPYRMIIIIRLVVLGFFFHYRIMNPTPDAYPLWLISVICEIWFAISWILDQFPKWSPIERETYLDRLSLRYEKEGQPSKLAAIDLFVSTVDPLKEPPLVTANTVLSILAVDYPVEKVSCYVSDDGAAMLTFEALSETSEFAKKWVPFCKKYNVEPRAPEWYFQQKIDYLMDKVLPSFVKERRAMKREYEEFKVRINALVAKAQKVPEEGWTMQDGTPWPGNNVRDHPGXFRSAVFLGQSGGHDMEGNELPRLVYVSREKRPGFNHHKKAGAMNALVRVSAVLTNAPYLLNLDCDHYINNSKALREAMCFMMDPLVGKNVCYVQFPQRFDGIDRHDRYANRNIVFFDINMKGLDGIQGPIYVGTGCVFRRQALYGYDAPKSKKPPTRTCNCWPKWCCCGCCCSGRKKKKSTKAKQEKKKKGFRRGDNQPPAFTLERIEEGIEGIENEKSILSEQKLEKKFGQSPVFVASTLLENGGTLKGATPASLLKEAIHVISCGYEDKTDWGKEVGWIYGSVTEDILTGFKMHCHGWRSIYCVPDRPAFKGSAPLNLSDRLHQVLRWALGSXEIFLSRHCPLWYGYRGGLKSLERFSYINATVYPWTSIPLLAYCTLPAVCLLXGKFITPELSNVASLWFLSLFICIFATSILEMRWSGIGIDDWWRNEQFWVIGGVSSHLFAVFQGLLKVLAGIDTNFTVTSKAGDDEEFSELYTFKWTTLLIPPTTLLIVNIIGVVAGVSNAXNNGYESWGPLFGKLFFSFWVIVHLYPFLKGLVGRQNRTPTIIIVWSILLASIFSLLWVRIDPFLAKSDGPLLEECGLDCN is encoded by the exons ATGGAAGCGAGCGCTGGTCTAGTCGCCGGCTCTCACAACAGGAACGAGCTCGTCGTCATCCGTCGCGACGGGGAATCGGGG CCGAAGCCCTTGCACCAACTCAGTGGGCAAATCTGCCAGATTTGTGGCGACGATGTCGGCCTCACCGCCGACGGCGAGCTCTTCGTCGCCTGCAACGAGTGTGCCTTCCCTGTCTGCCGGACTTGCTACGAGTACGAGCGCCAGGAGGGTAGCCAGGTCTGTCCACAATGCAAGACCAGGTTCAAGCGTCTCAAGG GGTGTGCTCGAGTTGCTGGCGATGAGGAAGAGGATGACATCGATGATCTTGAGAACGAGTTTAATTTTGCTGGGAGGTCTAAGGAGGACATACAGTACATGGCCGAAGCCATGTTGCAGGGCCACATGAGCTATGGCCGAGGGGGTGATGTCGATATGCCTCAAGTTGTCCACACAATGCCTCAAGTCCCTCTGCTCACCAATGGCGAGATG GTTGATGATATTCCTCCGGAACAGCACGCTCTCGTCCCTTCCTTCATGGGTG GAGGAAAGAGGATTCATCCACTTCCCTTTGCGGATCCCAGTCTTCCAG TGCAACCCCGTTCCATGGATCCTTCTAAGGATCTTGCCGCTTATGGCTATGGAAGtgtggcatggaaggagaggatggagaattggaagcagaagcaGGAGAAAATGCATATGAGGAATGATAATGATGGTAAAGATTGGGATAATGAGGGCGATGGGCCAGATCTACCACT AATGGATGCAGCTAGACAACCATTATCGAGAAAGCTGCCTGTTCCTTCTAGCCAAATCAACCCATACAGAATGATTATCATAATCCGGCTGGTGGTTCTTGGTTTCTTCTTTCATTACCGAATCATGAATCCTACTCCTGATGCATACCCATTGTGGCTCATATCTGTAATCTGTGAAATCTGGTTTGCTATTTCGTGGATTCTTGACCAGTTCCCAAAGTGGAGCCCAATTGAAAGGGAAACTTATCTTGACAGACTGTCATTAAG GTATGAGAAGGAAGGCCAGCCTTCCAAACTAGCTGCAATTGACTTATTTGTGAGTACAGTGGATCCTCTGAAGGAACCTCCTCTTGTCACAGCGAACACTGTTCTCTCCATTCTTGCAGTAGATTACCCAGTTGAGAAAGTATCCTGCTATGTTTCTGATGATGGTGCTGCAATGCTGACATTTGAAGCACTATCTGAAACATCTGAATTTGCAAAGAAATGGGTTCCTTTCTGTAAGAAATACAATGTGGAGCCACGTGCACCAGAATGGTATTTCCAGCAGAAGATAGATTATCTGATGGATAAGGTCTTACCATCATTTGTTAAGGAACGGAGAGCGATGAAG AGAGAATATGAGGAATTCAAGGTACGAATCAATGCTTTGGTTGCAAAAGCTCAAAAGGTTCCAGAGGAAGGGTGGACAATGCAGGATGGAACTCCATGGCCTGGAAATAATGTCCGTGATCATCCGGGATGATTCAGGTCTGCA GTCTTTTTGGGCCAAAGTGGTGGGCATGATATGGAAGGAAACGAACTGCCACGCTTGGTTTATGTCTCTAGAGAAAAAAGGCCTGGGTTCAATCACCACAAGAAGGCTGGTGCTATGAATGCTCTG GTTAGAGTGTCTGCTGTACTCACCAATGCACCTTATCTGTTGAACTTGGATTGTGACCATTACATCAACAACAGCAAGGCCCTAAGAGAGGCAATGTGTTTCATGATGGATCCGCTAGTGGGAAAGAACGTATGCTATGTGCAATTCCCACAGAGGTTTGATGGTATTGATCGACATGATCGATATGCTAACCGAAACATAGTGTTCTTTGAT ATCAACATGAAAGGTCTGGATGGTATTCAAGGGCCAATTTATGTTGGAACTGGATGCGTTTTCAGAAGACAGGCACTTTATGGTTATGATGCTCCAAAGTCTAAGAAGCCACCAACAAGGACTTGCAACTGCTGGCCTAAGTGGTGCTGCTGTGGGTGCTGCTGCtctgggaggaagaagaagaagagcacaAAAGCTaaacaggaaaagaaaaagaagggtttcaGGAGAGGAGACAATCAACCGCCTGCATTTACTCTGGAGCGTATTGAAGAGGGCATTGAAG GAATTGAGAACGAGAAATCAATTCTGTCTGaacaaaagttggagaagaagtttGGACAGTCTCCTGTTTTTGTAGCTTCTACTTTACTCGAGAATGGTGGGACCCTGAAAGGTGCTACTCCAGCTTCACTGTTGAAGGAAGCTATCCATGTCATTAGCTGTGGCTATGAAGATAAAACAGACTGGGGAAAAGAG gttggttggatCTATGGTTCGGTCACAGAAGATATATTGACTGGCTTTAAAATGCACTGTCATGGATGGCGGTCGATCTATTGCGTACCAGACAGGCCTGCATTTAAAGGTTCTGCACCTCTCAATCTTTCGGATCGTCTTCACCAAGTTCTTAGGTGGGCCCTTGGGT GTGAAATTTTCTTGAGCAGACATTGCCCTCTCTGGTATGGATATAGGGGTGGGCTGAAATCACTGGAGCGTTTCTCATACATAAATGCTACTGTTTATCCTTGGACATCGATTCCACTTCTGGCTTACTGTACCTTACCTGCTGTTTGCTTGC ACGGGAAATTTATCACCCCAGAG CTGAGCAATGTCGCTAGCCTGTGGTTTCTGTCGCTTTTCATATGCATCTTTGCAACGAGTATACTGGAAATGAGGTGGAGTGGCATTGGCATTGATGACTGGTGGAGAAATGAGCAGTTTTGGGTTATTGGAGGTGTTTCTTCGCATCTCTTTGCGGTGTTTCAGGGTCTTTTGAAGGTCCTTGCTGGTATAGATACCAACTTCACTGTGACGTCGAAGGCTGGTGATGATGAAGAGTTTTCGGAGCTCTACACATTTAAATGGACCACATTGCTTATCCCTCCTACCACGCTTCTTATCGTAAACATCATTGGTGTGGTGGCTGGTGTCTCGAATG ATAACAATGGATATGAATCTTGGGGACCTCTATTTGGCAAGCTCTTCTTCTCATTCTGGGTGATCGTCCACCTTTATCCTTTCCTCAAAGGTCTGGTTGGTCGGCAGAACAGAACACCTACAATCATCATTGTCTGGTCCATTCTCCTTGCCTCCATCTTCTCTCTATTGTGGGTGCGGATTGATCCATTCCTGGCGAAGTCGGATGGCCCTCTTCTGGAGGAGTGTGGATTGGACTGTAACTAA